From a region of the Thermosipho melanesiensis BI429 genome:
- a CDS encoding transcriptional regulator yields MYIQTFGDFKINGKFITLSKKEIELLVYSIIKNPYATIENLIENVWAGFIQPSRNDVGTYFSKINKKINEFFVRLRIKNGKVIVEGKVELDTKLFEKNSRDFLNDNLKLFDKILELYKGPFLGGIDSVWVENYREYFEELFFEMMLVMIKVENNASRRLKILGNLVNLCLDLEKVNDILNFVRKIEFSYQSYVNRDIFDYLYEKDKNLRHSRYIKLILKLKEANELLFKIRRGDVIYKESDKIYYILLETSGNDVNTDIKKFSYRLVNMGVKIKYIGIVN; encoded by the coding sequence ATGTACATACAAACATTTGGAGATTTTAAAATTAATGGAAAGTTTATTACTTTATCAAAAAAAGAAATAGAATTGTTGGTATATTCTATAATTAAAAATCCATATGCTACAATTGAAAATTTAATTGAGAACGTATGGGCAGGATTTATTCAACCAAGCAGGAATGATGTGGGAACGTATTTTTCAAAAATTAACAAAAAGATTAATGAGTTTTTTGTAAGGCTAAGGATAAAAAACGGAAAAGTTATAGTTGAAGGAAAAGTAGAGTTAGATACGAAGCTTTTTGAAAAAAACTCTCGGGATTTTCTAAATGATAATTTAAAATTGTTTGATAAGATTTTAGAACTGTACAAAGGTCCATTTTTAGGTGGTATAGATTCTGTTTGGGTAGAAAATTACAGGGAATATTTTGAGGAATTGTTTTTTGAAATGATGTTGGTAATGATAAAAGTAGAAAACAATGCATCAAGAAGGTTGAAAATTTTAGGTAATTTGGTGAATTTGTGTCTTGATTTAGAAAAAGTGAATGATATTTTAAATTTTGTTAGAAAAATAGAGTTTTCATATCAAAGCTATGTAAACAGAGATATATTTGATTATTTATATGAAAAAGATAAGAATCTAAGACATTCAAGATACATAAAATTGATTTTGAAATTAAAAGAAGCAAATGAACTTTTATTTAAAATAAGAAGAGGAGATGTAATTTATAAAGAAAGTGATAAGATTTATTATATTTTACTTGAGACAAGTGGAAATGATGTAAATACTGATATAAAAAAGTTTAGTTATAGGTTAGTTAATATGGGAGTAAAGATAAAATATATAGGTATAGTTAATTAA
- a CDS encoding secretin and TonB N-terminal domain-containing protein, translated as MKKILIIFLILLSSLYLSVDIYFQNEDIKDVLIKLGQMYNKTIIFPNDINGIVNVELYNVNLETALKIILSNFDYYYEKKDNIYIVISPKMIEYFKSHVYYPLNRSSEEIIKYINIPNIYTTPESIIVYCPDSKWNYYKKQLKMLDSKAENLTISYIVYYLTNEEIEKFNLNDNIYSIVNSKALFITNSSGFFTGNNINFESTGHINIKATTNEKEINFSITKDKDGVNFQIPFKEGEYKNILNGKFGKFIVLITTKKLKPIENYILTKNTSNKISITYQSSQTFSLSISFNELETFLIYKNDEYYLGTNFNLNKNFTIGAYTNISTVDKLYFLLQDTLNLNPFYLKLIANSNFEFSNINFDSILNNLLLKAGLGIEFNFENLKTNFSTYIDSNKLLSFEILLKFLNFESKFSIDSKSNFGTGIGISW; from the coding sequence ATGAAAAAAATACTTATTATATTTTTAATTCTACTTTCATCTTTGTATTTATCAGTAGATATATACTTTCAAAACGAAGATATAAAAGATGTATTGATAAAACTTGGTCAAATGTATAACAAAACTATTATATTTCCAAATGATATTAACGGCATAGTTAATGTTGAGTTATATAACGTAAATCTGGAAACTGCATTAAAAATAATACTATCAAATTTTGATTATTATTATGAAAAAAAGGATAATATTTACATTGTAATTTCGCCGAAAATGATTGAATATTTTAAATCACATGTATATTATCCTTTAAACAGGTCCTCAGAAGAAATAATAAAATACATAAACATTCCAAATATTTATACTACACCGGAAAGCATAATTGTCTATTGTCCAGACTCAAAGTGGAATTATTACAAAAAACAATTAAAAATGTTGGATAGCAAAGCGGAAAACTTAACAATTTCCTATATAGTTTATTATCTTACAAATGAAGAAATTGAAAAATTCAATTTAAATGATAATATATACTCTATTGTAAATTCAAAAGCTTTATTTATAACAAATTCCAGCGGTTTCTTTACCGGAAACAACATAAATTTTGAATCAACGGGTCATATAAACATAAAAGCAACAACTAACGAAAAGGAAATAAATTTTTCAATAACTAAGGATAAAGATGGAGTTAACTTCCAAATTCCATTTAAAGAAGGAGAATACAAAAATATATTAAATGGAAAATTCGGAAAATTTATTGTCCTAATAACAACAAAAAAGTTAAAACCTATAGAAAACTACATACTAACTAAAAATACTTCCAACAAAATCTCAATTACATATCAAAGTTCACAAACTTTTTCGCTATCAATATCATTTAACGAGCTTGAAACATTTTTAATTTACAAAAATGATGAATATTACTTAGGCACAAATTTTAACTTAAATAAAAACTTTACAATAGGAGCGTATACAAATATTTCAACTGTTGACAAACTTTACTTTTTGTTACAAGATACACTTAATTTAAATCCGTTTTATCTAAAACTAATTGCAAATTCAAATTTTGAATTTTCCAACATAAATTTTGATAGTATATTAAATAACCTACTCTTAAAAGCAGGGCTAGGTATTGAATTTAACTTTGAAAATCTGAAAACAAATTTCAGTACGTACATTGATTCAAACAAACTTCTCTCTTTTGAAATACTTTTAAAGTTTCTAAATTTCGAATCAAAATTTTCCATAGACTCCAAATCCAATTTCGGAACAGGAATAGGTATATCATGGTAA
- a CDS encoding secretin and TonB N-terminal domain-containing protein, with protein sequence MRSVKKILLIIVLVSVLSFSVDVYFYQTDIRDALSQFAMQEGITIIYSPSLTGFITIELYNTTIEKALDYMLLPLGYYWKKIDNIYFVGTANPNDPNFSLISNKYIIKLSYVTFENVSNALPNVLKNYIYPTASKNELLINAPPKIASQIAEIINLIDKKSHIAEIKIKLYEIDEEDLRKFGVEFSSNDETTTLKVSYNNNALQLSLDLMDTNLFAIISALISSGKAKILTNGTIFLKANESAKISAYTTIDFTLSNDKVIEKKLLNEIEISGTVFVDHVSLNLTARAEALSPSNKTIGLTFSNSLDLKYNKHYYIAGLSFETTNNIESGIPGLKDLPIIGNLFKTNEIKNNKKIIIISLEAKWAGDMK encoded by the coding sequence ATGAGATCAGTGAAAAAAATACTTTTAATAATCGTTTTAGTTTCAGTATTATCATTTAGTGTTGATGTGTATTTTTATCAAACTGACATCAGAGATGCACTAAGCCAATTTGCAATGCAAGAAGGTATAACTATAATATACAGTCCTTCTCTAACAGGGTTTATAACAATTGAACTATATAACACAACAATAGAAAAAGCACTTGATTACATGTTGTTGCCTTTAGGATATTATTGGAAAAAAATAGATAATATCTATTTTGTTGGAACTGCCAATCCTAACGATCCAAATTTTTCCCTAATTTCAAACAAGTACATTATAAAATTATCTTATGTTACCTTTGAAAATGTTTCTAACGCACTACCAAATGTTTTAAAAAACTACATATATCCAACTGCTTCCAAAAATGAATTACTAATAAATGCTCCACCAAAAATTGCATCACAAATTGCTGAAATAATAAATCTAATAGATAAAAAATCTCACATTGCAGAAATAAAAATTAAACTGTATGAAATTGACGAAGAAGATCTTAGAAAATTTGGAGTAGAATTTTCATCCAACGATGAAACAACTACTCTAAAGGTAAGTTATAACAACAACGCCTTACAACTTTCCTTAGACCTTATGGATACAAATCTTTTTGCAATTATATCCGCATTAATAAGCTCTGGAAAAGCAAAAATCTTAACGAATGGAACTATTTTTCTTAAGGCAAATGAAAGTGCTAAAATTTCTGCATATACAACAATTGACTTTACATTATCTAATGATAAAGTAATAGAAAAAAAACTTCTAAATGAAATAGAAATAAGCGGAACAGTTTTTGTTGATCATGTTTCATTAAATCTAACTGCTAGAGCGGAAGCACTTTCCCCTAGCAATAAGACAATAGGATTAACATTCTCAAATTCACTTGATCTAAAGTATAATAAACATTACTATATAGCTGGGTTATCGTTTGAAACGACAAATAATATTGAAAGCGGTATACCTGGATTAAAAGATTTACCTATAATAGGAAATTTATTTAAAACTAATGAAATAAAAAATAATAAGAAAATCATTATAATATCTTTAGAAGCTAAATGGGCAGGTGATATGAAATGA
- the queD gene encoding 6-carboxytetrahydropterin synthase QueD → MIFVTKEFTFDAAHNLIKYHGKCEKLHGHTYKLLVTVAGKKDEEGMVIDFLELKKIVKENVLNILDHSYINEIIEQPSAENIAEWIWERLKEKLNTERYFLYEIKLYETPTSYVTLRGSY, encoded by the coding sequence TTGATATTTGTAACAAAAGAATTTACTTTCGATGCAGCACATAATTTGATAAAATATCATGGAAAATGTGAGAAACTCCATGGACATACGTATAAGTTATTAGTAACTGTTGCAGGAAAAAAAGATGAAGAAGGTATGGTTATCGACTTTTTAGAATTAAAGAAGATTGTTAAAGAAAACGTATTGAACATTTTAGATCACTCGTATATAAACGAGATAATTGAGCAACCAAGTGCTGAAAATATAGCAGAATGGATTTGGGAAAGGCTTAAGGAAAAATTAAACACCGAGAGATATTTTTTGTATGAAATAAAACTTTATGAAACTCCTACTTCTTATGTTACTTTAAGGGGGAGTTACTAG
- a CDS encoding MalY/PatB family protein, producing MFNNVPNRKGTNSFKWDLKPNVLPLWVADMDFEVSEEIKEAIKSRVNHGVYGYTFRPKSYYEAIINWFRNYHAFDIKREWIVPIPGVVPGISFAIQAFTLPGDKIIIQPPVYRPFHEVVVELGRRLIYNKLIESDGYYKMDFEDLENKIDKDVKMLILCSPHNPVGRVWKEEELKRLGEICLRNNIIVVSDEIHADIVYKRKHNVFLGVNEKFFKNSIVLTSPNKSFNIAGLQSGNAIIPNKCLRERFEKIINSQHLGLSNIFAIVATEVAYNYGRQWLEKLLDYLYQNVLLVKEFLEKELNIKVSVPEGTFLMWLDFRKFDDAYNRVLNAGVWLNDGKDFGPGGEGFLRMNIATSREILNEALKRIKSITF from the coding sequence GTGTTTAATAATGTGCCGAATAGAAAAGGAACAAATTCTTTTAAATGGGATTTAAAACCTAATGTGTTACCATTGTGGGTTGCAGATATGGACTTTGAAGTATCAGAAGAAATAAAAGAAGCAATTAAAAGTAGGGTAAATCATGGGGTATATGGTTACACATTTAGACCAAAAAGTTATTATGAGGCTATAATTAATTGGTTTAGAAATTATCATGCTTTCGATATAAAAAGAGAATGGATAGTACCAATTCCTGGTGTTGTACCAGGTATATCTTTTGCCATTCAAGCTTTTACTTTACCAGGCGATAAAATAATAATACAACCGCCAGTTTATAGACCTTTTCATGAAGTTGTTGTAGAGTTAGGTAGACGTCTAATATATAATAAACTAATTGAAAGTGATGGTTATTATAAAATGGATTTTGAAGATTTAGAAAATAAAATAGATAAAGATGTAAAAATGTTGATTTTATGCAGTCCTCATAATCCGGTGGGAAGAGTTTGGAAAGAAGAAGAATTGAAAAGATTAGGAGAAATTTGTTTGAGAAATAACATAATTGTAGTATCTGATGAAATACATGCGGATATTGTCTATAAGAGAAAGCATAATGTTTTTTTGGGCGTAAATGAAAAATTTTTCAAAAATTCAATTGTTTTAACTTCTCCAAATAAAAGTTTTAATATTGCTGGTTTGCAATCTGGAAATGCAATTATACCTAATAAATGCTTAAGGGAAAGGTTTGAGAAGATTATCAATTCACAACATTTAGGATTGTCAAATATTTTTGCTATAGTAGCTACTGAAGTTGCATATAATTATGGAAGACAGTGGTTGGAGAAATTATTAGATTATCTTTATCAAAATGTTTTGTTGGTAAAAGAATTTTTGGAAAAAGAACTTAATATAAAAGTTAGTGTTCCAGAAGGTACTTTTCTTATGTGGCTTGATTTTAGAAAATTTGATGATGCGTATAATAGAGTTTTAAATGCAGGTGTTTGGTTAAACGATGGTAAAGATTTTGGACCAGGTGGTGAAGGATTTCTTCGTATGAACATAGCTACTTCAAGAGAGATATTAAATGAAGCACTAAAAAGGATTAAATCTATAACTTTTTAA
- a CDS encoding TrkH family potassium uptake protein, which yields MPKKKEQYKVIIHNLGLILMYYTLLLLFPTFLVFFYPNEAKNAFAFIFAAILSFIIGYFLFKLSNIKSSQTVTVREGAVIVLFTWLSVVLIGAIPFMIIEHLTFSQAVFESTSGFTTTGLTMFTDVTTVSKLILVWRSFMQFIGGAGFALIMMGSVIGPKGFGLYHAEGRVDNIAPNIKRSARIISFIYVTYAIIGTILLDVFGMPLFDAFNHSLTALATGGFSVRNGSIGEYNNLSLEIIVIILMFLGGTGFGVHYTLWKGNFKAFIKNGEPWLMLSTVFITSTLISINGIGKIFNNFSDGFRQAIFQTSSAITGTGFSTVDLTNPIWISFGLAMFILTSLMIAGGGMDSTAGGLKQYRIWITIKVVLHSIKEFLLPSKSVTKIFAWKGQNKNTITNDDVKEIFLIFSMYLFTFFLGSIILSAYGYDLTSSMFEFASAMNGVGLSVGITKPTMPLGAMWTLTVAMFTGRLEFLVIIYAIAKLINDLKEKIKK from the coding sequence ATGCCTAAGAAAAAAGAACAATACAAAGTCATAATACACAATCTTGGATTAATTCTAATGTATTATACTTTATTACTTTTGTTTCCAACATTTTTAGTATTTTTCTATCCAAATGAAGCAAAAAATGCTTTTGCTTTTATATTCGCAGCTATCCTTTCCTTTATAATAGGATACTTTCTTTTTAAGCTTTCCAACATAAAATCATCTCAGACGGTAACCGTGAGAGAAGGAGCAGTTATTGTACTTTTTACGTGGTTATCGGTTGTCCTAATAGGTGCTATTCCTTTTATGATTATTGAACATTTGACATTTTCTCAAGCAGTTTTTGAATCAACCAGCGGATTTACTACAACAGGTCTTACCATGTTTACAGACGTAACAACTGTTTCAAAATTAATCCTCGTATGGAGAAGTTTTATGCAATTTATTGGTGGAGCAGGGTTTGCACTTATAATGATGGGCTCAGTTATAGGACCAAAAGGCTTTGGCTTATATCATGCAGAAGGAAGAGTAGACAACATAGCCCCAAACATTAAAAGATCCGCAAGAATTATATCATTTATATACGTAACTTACGCAATTATTGGTACAATTTTATTAGATGTTTTTGGCATGCCACTTTTTGATGCTTTTAATCATTCTTTAACTGCACTTGCAACTGGTGGATTTTCCGTTAGAAATGGCAGCATTGGAGAATACAATAACCTCTCTTTGGAAATCATAGTTATAATATTAATGTTTTTAGGCGGTACAGGTTTTGGAGTTCATTATACACTTTGGAAAGGTAATTTTAAAGCTTTTATAAAAAATGGAGAGCCTTGGCTTATGCTTTCCACTGTGTTTATAACCTCAACATTAATAAGTATTAACGGTATTGGTAAAATATTTAATAATTTCTCGGATGGTTTTAGGCAAGCAATATTTCAAACTTCTTCGGCAATCACTGGTACGGGTTTTTCAACTGTAGATCTCACAAATCCTATATGGATAAGCTTTGGCCTTGCTATGTTTATATTAACTTCGCTAATGATAGCCGGTGGTGGTATGGATTCCACAGCGGGTGGGTTAAAACAATACAGAATTTGGATCACTATAAAAGTTGTTTTACATTCTATAAAAGAATTTTTACTTCCATCAAAAAGCGTAACAAAAATATTTGCATGGAAAGGACAAAATAAAAATACCATTACAAATGATGATGTTAAGGAAATATTTTTGATATTCTCCATGTATCTCTTTACCTTCTTTTTAGGTAGTATTATATTATCTGCATATGGTTATGATCTTACAAGTTCTATGTTTGAATTTGCATCTGCTATGAACGGTGTAGGGTTATCTGTGGGAATAACAAAACCTACTATGCCACTTGGTGCAATGTGGACTTTAACCGTTGCCATGTTCACTGGAAGATTGGAATTTCTTGTAATTATATATGCAATTGCTAAACTTATCAACGATCTAAAAGAAAAAATAAAAAAATAA
- a CDS encoding potassium channel family protein has translation MKVVIIGGEKIAYFLAKSFSSKGYKTYLVNKDQKLCEDFARDLKAVVIHGDATKKKLLEQLDIEEEDIIVVLTNKDKENLIITQFAKKIFGVKNIVTLVNNPDNIELFEKLGITAVVSTTTMLQKAVENLLFGKELEEFLAIEEGKLSFLKVDIPENSQAIGKFLKNLNLPHECVVGGILRKGEVIIPHGNTQIKAGDRLYIVSLPTAQTEILKILTEE, from the coding sequence ATGAAAGTGGTCATAATAGGCGGAGAGAAAATAGCATATTTTTTGGCAAAGTCATTCTCGAGTAAAGGCTACAAAACATATCTAGTTAATAAAGATCAAAAACTTTGTGAGGATTTTGCAAGAGACCTCAAAGCAGTGGTTATACACGGTGATGCAACTAAAAAGAAATTGTTAGAACAGCTTGATATAGAAGAAGAAGATATCATAGTTGTTCTTACAAACAAAGATAAAGAAAACTTAATAATAACACAATTTGCAAAAAAAATTTTTGGTGTAAAAAATATAGTAACTCTTGTAAATAACCCTGATAATATAGAATTATTTGAAAAACTTGGAATAACAGCTGTTGTTAGTACAACAACTATGCTTCAAAAGGCTGTTGAAAACCTATTATTTGGAAAGGAGCTAGAAGAATTTTTGGCTATAGAAGAAGGCAAATTATCATTTCTAAAAGTTGATATACCAGAAAATTCACAAGCTATTGGAAAATTCTTAAAAAATTTAAACCTTCCGCATGAGTGTGTAGTCGGAGGCATTTTAAGAAAAGGGGAAGTTATAATTCCGCATGGAAACACCCAAATAAAAGCAGGAGATAGATTGTATATAGTCAGTCTTCCTACAGCTCAAACAGAAATATTAAAAATATTAACGGAGGAATAA
- a CDS encoding potassium channel family protein gives MRKINELYLVVIGCGKVGGNVASIASSIGHSVVVIDKEENSFENLSPDFTGFTIVGDATEKEVLENAKVNKADYVLVLTQDDNTNFLISLMCKYYFGAKRIITRVYDPDNTTLFQEFDIEVISPTLLIIGELKQILVGDLK, from the coding sequence ATGAGAAAGATAAATGAGCTTTATTTGGTAGTAATAGGCTGTGGAAAAGTTGGTGGAAACGTTGCTAGTATCGCATCATCCATAGGGCATAGTGTAGTAGTAATAGATAAAGAAGAAAACTCGTTTGAAAATCTTTCGCCTGATTTTACGGGTTTTACAATTGTAGGGGATGCTACTGAAAAAGAAGTTTTGGAAAATGCAAAAGTTAATAAAGCCGATTATGTACTTGTATTAACACAAGACGATAATACAAATTTCCTAATATCACTAATGTGTAAATATTACTTTGGAGCAAAACGAATAATAACCCGTGTTTATGATCCGGACAACACGACTTTATTCCAAGAATTTGACATAGAAGTAATTTCTCCTACTTTATTAATAATTGGCGAACTAAAACAAATACTGGTTGGTGATTTAAAATGA
- a CDS encoding response regulator: MKKILVIDDERNVRMLIEKFLEDYEVDSLVSAEEALKKILENNTKYDLIITDLKLPGKSGLELIRELRKNVYNCPILVVSAYVKPEILSEMFKYENVDFLSKPFTKDELQTKVKELLEEEKESFDKSLRIANKYLETGDLNKAEKMIKQMFAIAPSSPIPHYLMYELLKKRGNATLAEKHLKAAKALDEVENNEKDK, translated from the coding sequence ATGAAAAAAATTCTTGTAATTGATGATGAAAGAAATGTAAGGATGCTAATAGAAAAATTTTTGGAAGACTATGAAGTGGATTCATTAGTTAGCGCAGAAGAAGCTCTTAAGAAAATTTTAGAAAATAACACAAAATATGATCTAATAATTACAGACCTAAAATTGCCAGGAAAATCAGGGCTTGAGTTAATTAGAGAACTAAGAAAAAATGTTTACAATTGTCCTATTTTAGTTGTATCAGCATATGTAAAACCTGAAATACTTTCCGAAATGTTCAAATACGAAAACGTTGACTTTCTTTCAAAACCTTTCACGAAAGATGAACTACAAACCAAAGTCAAAGAACTTCTTGAAGAAGAAAAAGAATCATTTGATAAATCACTGAGAATAGCAAACAAATATCTAGAAACAGGAGATTTAAACAAAGCTGAAAAAATGATAAAACAAATGTTTGCAATTGCCCCTTCATCACCTATACCCCACTATTTGATGTACGAATTGTTAAAAAAAAGAGGAAATGCAACACTTGCTGAAAAACATCTAAAAGCTGCAAAAGCCTTAGATGAGGTGGAAAATAATGAGAAAGATAAATGA
- the tpiA gene encoding triose-phosphate isomerase codes for MAGNWKMHKTPTEAAHFASILLNGFVEAKDFEIIVAPPFISIPSVYEILKDSKIKVAAQNMYFEDEGAFTGEISWKMLKDVGVEYVIIGHSERRNIFNESDEMINKKVLKALEVGLKPIFCIGEKLEERESSLTFAVIETQIRKGLKDVKDIEKVIIAYEPVWAIGTGKVATSHQAQEVHKFIRKLISEMYSPEAAENIRILYGGSIKPNNLFNLIIQPDIDGGLVGGASLKESFIELGKIMNMVI; via the coding sequence TTGGCTGGAAACTGGAAAATGCACAAAACACCAACCGAAGCTGCACATTTTGCTTCCATTTTGTTAAACGGTTTTGTCGAAGCAAAAGACTTTGAAATAATAGTTGCACCACCTTTTATTTCAATACCTTCTGTATATGAAATTCTAAAGGACTCAAAAATTAAAGTTGCCGCACAAAATATGTACTTTGAAGATGAAGGCGCATTCACTGGCGAGATATCTTGGAAGATGCTTAAAGATGTGGGTGTTGAATATGTAATAATAGGTCATAGTGAAAGAAGAAATATTTTCAATGAATCAGATGAAATGATAAACAAAAAAGTACTTAAAGCTCTTGAAGTAGGGTTAAAACCTATCTTTTGCATAGGAGAAAAACTAGAAGAAAGAGAAAGTTCACTAACTTTTGCAGTAATAGAAACTCAAATAAGAAAAGGATTAAAGGACGTAAAAGATATTGAAAAAGTAATAATTGCTTATGAGCCTGTATGGGCAATTGGTACGGGAAAAGTTGCAACATCACATCAAGCTCAAGAAGTACACAAATTCATACGAAAGCTAATTTCGGAAATGTATAGTCCAGAAGCCGCTGAAAATATTAGAATACTATACGGTGGAAGTATTAAACCAAATAACCTCTTCAATCTCATAATACAACCAGATATAGATGGAGGATTGGTAGGTGGAGCTAGTTTAAAAGAAAGTTTCATTGAGCTTGGCAAAATAATGAACATGGTGATATAA
- a CDS encoding phosphoglycerate kinase, with translation MEKLTIRDIDIKNKKVIMRVDFNVPLKDGKITDDTRIVEALPTIKYAIENNAVVILLSHLGRPKGERKPEFSLKPVSERLSELLGKQVTFVPELYGEEVKMAIDNAKPGDVILLENTRFDKGETKNDPELAKKWADLADIHVNDAFGTAHRAHASNVGISQYIPSVAGFLMEKEIKFLSKATLNPEKPYVVILGGAKVSDKIGVITNLLNKADKILIGGAMMFTFLKALGKNVGSSLVEEDKLDLAKRILEEAKEKGVEFVLPVDAVCAQKIESGVETKTFRINDGIPEGWMGLDIGPESIKLFKEKISGAKTIVWNGPMGVFEIEDFETGTKEVAISIAAETEKGATTVIGGGDSAAAIAKFNLKNKVSHVSTGGGASLEFLEGKELPGIASIASKKKIEN, from the coding sequence ATGGAAAAATTAACGATTAGAGACATAGATATAAAAAATAAAAAGGTTATCATGAGAGTTGATTTTAACGTGCCATTAAAAGATGGAAAAATTACAGATGATACAAGAATTGTTGAAGCTCTCCCTACTATAAAATACGCAATTGAAAATAATGCTGTTGTAATACTTCTCTCTCACTTAGGAAGGCCAAAAGGTGAAAGAAAACCTGAATTTTCATTAAAACCAGTTTCCGAAAGATTAAGTGAACTTTTAGGTAAACAAGTTACATTTGTCCCAGAACTATATGGTGAAGAAGTTAAAATGGCCATTGACAATGCAAAACCTGGAGATGTAATTCTTTTAGAAAATACGAGGTTTGATAAGGGAGAAACAAAAAACGATCCTGAACTTGCAAAAAAATGGGCCGATCTTGCAGACATTCACGTAAACGATGCATTCGGTACAGCTCATAGAGCTCATGCAAGTAATGTAGGAATATCCCAATACATCCCCAGTGTAGCTGGGTTTTTAATGGAAAAAGAAATAAAATTTCTTTCAAAAGCCACTTTAAATCCTGAAAAACCATATGTTGTTATATTAGGTGGGGCAAAGGTTTCCGACAAGATAGGAGTAATTACAAATTTACTAAATAAAGCAGATAAAATACTTATTGGTGGTGCTATGATGTTTACATTTCTAAAAGCACTTGGTAAAAATGTTGGTTCATCATTAGTAGAAGAAGACAAGTTAGACCTTGCAAAGAGAATATTAGAAGAAGCAAAGGAAAAAGGCGTGGAGTTTGTTCTTCCAGTAGATGCAGTATGTGCTCAAAAAATTGAAAGTGGTGTTGAAACAAAAACATTTAGAATTAATGATGGCATACCAGAAGGTTGGATGGGACTTGATATAGGGCCAGAATCAATCAAACTTTTCAAAGAAAAAATATCCGGGGCAAAAACCATAGTTTGGAATGGACCTATGGGTGTATTTGAAATAGAAGACTTTGAAACTGGAACAAAAGAAGTAGCTATTTCAATAGCCGCTGAAACTGAAAAGGGTGCAACTACAGTTATCGGTGGTGGAGATAGTGCAGCAGCAATTGCAAAATTCAATCTAAAAAATAAAGTTTCACACGTATCAACAGGTGGAGGTGCTTCACTAGAATTTCTTGAAGGAAAAGAATTGCCAGGTATTGCATCAATAGCAAGTAAAAAAAAAATAGAAAATTAA